One segment of Pristiophorus japonicus isolate sPriJap1 unplaced genomic scaffold, sPriJap1.hap1 HAP1_SCAFFOLD_2071, whole genome shotgun sequence DNA contains the following:
- the LOC139244970 gene encoding calpain-2 catalytic subunit-like, which translates to MAGMAAFIKKQREQAAGIGSYGQPVKFLNQDYQALRQHCLETGSLYCDESFPACPSALGYNELGPNSYKTRDVEWRRPKDLCSNPEFIVGGASRTDICQGAL; encoded by the exons ATGGCAGGAATGGCAGCGTTTATCAAGAAGCAGAGGGAGCAAGCGGCGGGGATCGGCTCGTACGGGCAGCCCGTGAAATTTCTCAATCAGGATTATCAGGCGCTCCGACAACACTGTTTGGAAACAGGGAGCCTGTACTGTGACGAGTCCTTCCCTGCCTGTCCTTCCGCTTTGGGCTACAATGAACTGGGACCAAATTCATACAAAACCAGGGACGTCGAGTGGAGACGCCCAAAG GATCTGTGCTCCAACCCTGAGTTTATTGTTGGAGGAGCGTCACGCACGGACATCTGCCAGGGGGCGCTGG